Within Nocardia terpenica, the genomic segment GCCGGGTCTGGTCAACACCCACCATCACCTGTATCAGTGGGCCAGCCAAGGCCTGTACCAGGATTCGACGCTGTTCGAATGGCTGACCGGGCTGTACCGCACCTGGGCGCGCATGGACGCCGAGGTCGTCTACGGCGCGGCCGCGGCGGGGCTGGGCTGGCTGGCGCTGTCGGGCTGCACCACCTCCAGCGACCACCACTACGTGTTCCCGAAGGGGCGCGGTGACCTGTTCGAGGCCGAGGTGCGAGCCGCCGCCGAGCTCGGCCTGCGGTTCCACCCGTGCCGCGGCTCGATGGACCGCGGGCAGTCCGACGGCGGCCTGCCGCCGGACGAGGTGGTCGAGCGCACCGACGACATCCTCACCGGCACCGCCGAAACGATCGACAGCTACCACGATCCGTCGTTCGACTCCATGCTGCGGGTGGCCGTCGCCCCGTGCTCGCCGTTCTCGGTCAGCGAGACATTGATGCGCGAATCCGCGAAGCTGGCCCGCGACAAGGGCGTGCGGCTGCACACCCACCTCGCCGAGACCCTCGACGAGGAAGAGCATTGCCTCGAGCAGATGGGTTGCACCCCGGTCGAATACATGGAGAAGATCGGCTGGCTCGGCGACGACGTGTGGTTCGCGCACGCGGTGCACCTGCACGACAAGGACATTCGGCGCTTCGCCGACACCGGCACCGGCTCGGCGCACTGCCCGACCTCCAACGCCCGCCTCGGCGCCGGAATCGCCCGGGTGACGGATCTGCTGGCCGCGGGCGCGCCCGTCGGGCTCGGCGTGGACGGCTCCGCCTCCAGCGAGCTGACCTCGATGGCCGGAGAAATGCGGCAGGCCATGCTGTTCCAGCGCGCGGTGCACGGCCCGACCGCGCTGACCGCCCGGCAGGCGCTGGAACTCGGCACCCTCGGCGGCGCCCGGAACCTGGGCCGCCACACCGAGATCGGCAGCCTGGAGGTCGGCAAGCTGGCCGATATCGCCGTGTGGCGGGTGGACGGATTCCGCGCCGCGATCGCCGATCCGGTGTGCTCGCTGGTCTTCGGTCCGACCCCGCCGCTGGCGCGGCTGCTGGTCGGCGGCCGCACCGTGGTGGCCGACGACGAGTTGCGCACGGTGGCACAGGATTCGGTGGCCAGCGCCGGCGCCGCGGCCCGGCGTCGGCTGATGCGCGCGGAGGAGTCGCGATGACCTCGACACGTTCCACCCGCTTCCCCGGCGAGGTCGTCGCGCCCGGGCGGGGCGGCATCGGCGAGAGCCCGCTGCGCCCGGACGCCACGCTGAAGGTGAAGGGCGAGTTCGCCTATGCCTCGGACCTGTGGATGGACGGCATGCTCTGGGGCATGACGCTGCGCAGCCCGCATCCGCGGGCCCGCATCGTGCGCCTGAATCTCGCTCCCGCCCTGGCGATGCCGGGCGTGTTCGCGGTGCTCACCCACGAGGACGTGCCCGGCCGCAAGGTGTACGGGCTGGACCACACCTGGGACCAGCCGGTGCTGGCCATCGGCGAGGTGCGCCACCAGGGCGAGCCGGTCGCGCTGGTCGCCGCCGATCATCCCGAGATCGCCCGTCGCGCACTGGCGGCCATCGAGATCGAGTGGGAGGTGCTGGAGCCGATCATCGATCCCGTTGCGGTGGTGGACGATCCGGAGAACCTGACGGTGCAGGAGCGCGGCGGCATCGCCCGGCATCAGCCGGTGCGGGTCGGCGACCTCGAGGTGGGCCGCGCGCTCGCCGACGTGATCGTCGAGGAGCACTACGAGGTCGGCATCCAGGACCAGGCCTTCCTGGGACCCGAATCGGGCCTGGTGATTCCCGGCGAGGACGGTGGCCTGGACTTCTACGTGGCCACCCAGTGGATGCACAACGACCTGTCCCAGATCGGCCCGTGCCTGGGCCTGCCGGAGGAGAAGATCCGCATGACCCTCGCCGGGGTGGGCGGGGCGTTCGGCGGGCGCGAGGACCTGTCCATGCAGATCCACGCGGGCATGCTCGCCATGTACACCGGCAAGCCGATCAAGATGATGTACAACCGCGAGGAGTCGTTCTTCGGTCACGTGCACCGGCATCCGGCGCGCATGTGGTACGAGTACGGGGCCACCCGCGCGGGCAAGCTCACCTACGCCAAGGTGAAGATCGTGCTCGACGGCGGCGCGTACACCTCGGCGACGCTGAACGTCACCGGCAACGCGGCCTCACTCGCGGTGGGGCCCTACGAGATTCCGCACCTCGAGATCGACGCCTACGGCGTCTACACCAACAACCCGCCGTGCGGGGCGATGCGCGGATTCGGCGCGGTGCAAGCCTGTTTCGCGCACGAGTCGATGATGGACAAGCTCGCGGACGCACTCGAGATGGATCCGGTGCGGGTGCGGCAGATCAATGCCGTGTCCGAGGGATCCGCGCTGGCCACCGGGCAGGTGCTGCACGCGCCGACACCGCTGCGGGAGATGCTCGGGCAGCTGCGGGACATGCCGCTGCCGGATGCCTTGGACGCCACCGATATTCGTAACCTGCCCGGCGGGGCGTCGCAGACCACGCACGGTGAGGGCGTGGTGCGCGGCATCGGGTACGGCGTCGGCATCAAGAACATCTGCTTCTCCGAGGGATTCGACGACTACTCCACCGCCAGAGTGCGATTGGAGGTCATCGGCGGCGAGCCGGTGGCGCTGGTGCACACCGCGGCCGCCGAGGTGGGGCAGGGCCTGGTCACCGTGGAGGCGCAGATCGCGCGCACCGAACTCGGCGTCGAGCAGGTCACCATCCATCCCGCCGACAACGGCGTCGGCGACGCCGGATCCTCCTCGGCATCGCGGCAGACCTACATGACCGGGGGCGCGGTCAAGACCGCCTGCGAGGCCGTGCGCGACCGGGTGCTCGCGCTGGCCGCCGCCCAGGGATACGCGCGGGCCGCGGGGCTGGTGGGCGGCAAGGTGGTCTCGCACACCGGCGAGGTGCTGGCGGCGCTGGTCGACGTCCTCGATGAGGGGGTCGTCGAAGAAACCCGCGAATACCACCACCAGCCCACCACCGGCATGGATCCGGTGACGGGACAGGGCAATTCACACACCCAGCTCGCCGTCTGCGTGCACCGCGCGGTGGTCGACGTCGACACCGAACTGGGCCTGGTGAAGGTGGTCGCCCTGGACGCCGTCCAGGACGTCGGCCGGATCATGAACCGGCTGTCGCTGGAGGGCCAGATCCACGGCGGGTCCGTGCAGGGCCTCGGCCTGGCGGTCATGGAGGAAATCCAGGTAACCAACGGAAAGGTGCGCAACCCCTCGTTCACGGACTATCTCATCCCCACCATTCTCGACACCCCCACGCAGAAGCTGGAAATCCTCGAGAACGCCGATCCGCGGGCGCCCTACGGCCTGCGCGGCGCCGGAGAGCCCCCGACGCTCTCCTCCACCCCGGCCATCGTTTCGGCGATTCGCCACGCCTGCCGGGCCGCCGGCGGCACCGGTCACCTGACACGGGTGCCGGTGCGGCCGGAGGACATCATTCAAAGCTGTTGATCAACAGGAGGTTCCGGCTCTGCCGGGACCCCACAACCGCATTACCGTACCCCAGGTCCGCTGACGGCACGGACCGCAAGGTCGGCTATGCCCCGAGGAGGGCACGCCAATGACCCAAGTAGAAACCCGCACCACCCCCGTGATCGGCAGATCCGTAGGCGAGCGGATCTTCCGGCTCCGGGAACGCCGCACCACCGTGTCCCGCGAAATACGCGGTGGTATCACCACTTTCGTCGCGATGGCCTACGTCATCCTGCTGGTGCCGCTGATTCTGGGCGGCGCCACCGATATCGACGGCAATCATCTGAGCATCGCCCAACTCACCACGGCCACGGCGTTGTCCGCGGGCCTGTCCACCGTTCTCATGGGTCTGGTGGGCAATGTGCCGCTGGCGCTGGCCGCCGGGCTCGGGGTGGTGCCGGTGGTGGCCTTCCAGGCCGCCCCGCACATGACCTGGCCGCAGACCATGGGCCTGGTGGTGCTGATGGGCGTGATCATCGTGATCCTGGCCGCGACCGGGCTGCGGACGATGATCATCAACGCGATTCCGTTGGCGCTCAAGAACGCGATCGGCGTCGGGATCGGCATGTTCATCGCGCTGATCGGCCTGGTGTCCTCCGGGGTGGTCGGGCACGGTTCGCCGACCGGGCCGCCGGTGGGGCTGGGGCCCGACGGGCACCTGGAGGGCTGGCCGGTCGTGATCTTCGCCGTCGGTCTGCTGCTCATGCTCGCGCTGTACATCCGCAAGGTGCCGGGCACGATCCTGATCAGCATCGCGATCTCCACCGTGCTGGCGATCATCGTCAACGCGGTGGCCACCATCGACCCCAAGGCGTGGGGCACCGTGGTGCCGAAGCTGCCCAAAGGTCTGTTCGCCGCACCGGATTTCGGGCTGATGCTGCACATCGATCCGTTCGGCGGTTTCGTCCGGGCGGGTGCGCTGACCGCCGGGGTGGTGTTGTTCACGCTGGTGCTGACCGGCTTCTTCGACGCCATGGGAACGGTTTTCGGGGTGTGCGACGAGGCGGGGCTGCTCGACGAGCGGGGCAGCATGCCCGGCCTCGGCAAGGTGCTGACCATGGACGGCATCGCGCAGATCATCGGCGGTGCCAGCGGCGGCGCGGGCGCCACCGTGTATGTCGAGTCGGCGACCGGTGTCGGTGAGGGCGCGCGCACCGGCCTGACCAGCGTGATGACCGGCGGATTGTTCTGTCTCGCCGTGTTTTTCACCCCGATCGCCGGGGTGGTGCCGATCCAGGCCGCGGCCCCGGCGCTGGTGCTGGTGGGGGCGCTGATGATGACGCAGGCGCGCAAGATCGACTGGAGCGACCTGGAACTCGCCGTTCCGGCGTTCCTGACGATCGTCGCGATGCCGTTCACCTACTCCATCACCAACGGGGTGGGCGCGGGCCTGATCTCCTACACCGTGATCAAGGCCGCACGCGGGAAGTTCCGCGAGATCCACGGGTTGGTGTGGGTGGTGAGTGCGGTATTCGCCTGCTACTTCGGCATCTCCGCCATCGAACTGCTGTTGAAAGGGTGACGGGATATGCGCGAGCTGACCGCACGGTTGCTGCAATGGCATGCGGCGCACCAGGACTACGCCGTCGCCAGCATTATCGGTGTGACCGGCAGTGCTCCCCGGCCGCT encodes:
- a CDS encoding molybdopterin cofactor-binding domain-containing protein, producing the protein MTSTRSTRFPGEVVAPGRGGIGESPLRPDATLKVKGEFAYASDLWMDGMLWGMTLRSPHPRARIVRLNLAPALAMPGVFAVLTHEDVPGRKVYGLDHTWDQPVLAIGEVRHQGEPVALVAADHPEIARRALAAIEIEWEVLEPIIDPVAVVDDPENLTVQERGGIARHQPVRVGDLEVGRALADVIVEEHYEVGIQDQAFLGPESGLVIPGEDGGLDFYVATQWMHNDLSQIGPCLGLPEEKIRMTLAGVGGAFGGREDLSMQIHAGMLAMYTGKPIKMMYNREESFFGHVHRHPARMWYEYGATRAGKLTYAKVKIVLDGGAYTSATLNVTGNAASLAVGPYEIPHLEIDAYGVYTNNPPCGAMRGFGAVQACFAHESMMDKLADALEMDPVRVRQINAVSEGSALATGQVLHAPTPLREMLGQLRDMPLPDALDATDIRNLPGGASQTTHGEGVVRGIGYGVGIKNICFSEGFDDYSTARVRLEVIGGEPVALVHTAAAEVGQGLVTVEAQIARTELGVEQVTIHPADNGVGDAGSSSASRQTYMTGGAVKTACEAVRDRVLALAAAQGYARAAGLVGGKVVSHTGEVLAALVDVLDEGVVEETREYHHQPTTGMDPVTGQGNSHTQLAVCVHRAVVDVDTELGLVKVVALDAVQDVGRIMNRLSLEGQIHGGSVQGLGLAVMEEIQVTNGKVRNPSFTDYLIPTILDTPTQKLEILENADPRAPYGLRGAGEPPTLSSTPAIVSAIRHACRAAGGTGHLTRVPVRPEDIIQSC
- a CDS encoding 8-oxoguanine deaminase, with translation MSTLIIENAYIAPVVGAEITSGHVIVDGGRIAALGAGPAPARAGAERIDAAGCLVTPGLVNTHHHLYQWASQGLYQDSTLFEWLTGLYRTWARMDAEVVYGAAAAGLGWLALSGCTTSSDHHYVFPKGRGDLFEAEVRAAAELGLRFHPCRGSMDRGQSDGGLPPDEVVERTDDILTGTAETIDSYHDPSFDSMLRVAVAPCSPFSVSETLMRESAKLARDKGVRLHTHLAETLDEEEHCLEQMGCTPVEYMEKIGWLGDDVWFAHAVHLHDKDIRRFADTGTGSAHCPTSNARLGAGIARVTDLLAAGAPVGLGVDGSASSELTSMAGEMRQAMLFQRAVHGPTALTARQALELGTLGGARNLGRHTEIGSLEVGKLADIAVWRVDGFRAAIADPVCSLVFGPTPPLARLLVGGRTVVADDELRTVAQDSVASAGAAARRRLMRAEESR
- a CDS encoding NCS2 family permease, whose protein sequence is MTQVETRTTPVIGRSVGERIFRLRERRTTVSREIRGGITTFVAMAYVILLVPLILGGATDIDGNHLSIAQLTTATALSAGLSTVLMGLVGNVPLALAAGLGVVPVVAFQAAPHMTWPQTMGLVVLMGVIIVILAATGLRTMIINAIPLALKNAIGVGIGMFIALIGLVSSGVVGHGSPTGPPVGLGPDGHLEGWPVVIFAVGLLLMLALYIRKVPGTILISIAISTVLAIIVNAVATIDPKAWGTVVPKLPKGLFAAPDFGLMLHIDPFGGFVRAGALTAGVVLFTLVLTGFFDAMGTVFGVCDEAGLLDERGSMPGLGKVLTMDGIAQIIGGASGGAGATVYVESATGVGEGARTGLTSVMTGGLFCLAVFFTPIAGVVPIQAAAPALVLVGALMMTQARKIDWSDLELAVPAFLTIVAMPFTYSITNGVGAGLISYTVIKAARGKFREIHGLVWVVSAVFACYFGISAIELLLKG